In Sphaeramia orbicularis chromosome 15, fSphaOr1.1, whole genome shotgun sequence, a single genomic region encodes these proteins:
- the slc18a3a gene encoding putative vesicular acetylcholine transporter-A has product MEPEGTTEGPASTNMAQSAASKLSQMGERTKQLGNVIQDPERQKRIILVIVCIALLLDNMLYMVIVPIIPDYLEGLQSQADHAHAAGKRTNFTNSTTNKVGKENFDVQIGVLFASKAILQLLVNPLSGTFIDRVGYDIPLFIGLNVMFLSTVIFAFAENYWTLFLARSMQGLGSAFADTSGIALIADKYTEETERSKALGVALAFISFGSLVAPPFGGVLYEFAGKRVPFLILACVCLIDGALCLTVLKPFSNRERENMPVGTPIQKLMIDPYIAVVAGALTICNIPLAFLEPTIANWMEETMHSSQWEIGMTWFPAFFPHVLGVFITVKLAAKYPHLQWFYGAIGMVFIGASSCTVPACKNFGQLMIPLCGICFGIAFVDTALLPTLGFLVDVRHVSVYGSVYAIADISYCVAYALGPVVAGKIVHDLGFVQLNLGMGLANVLYAPALLLLKNVTMMKPSYSERNMLLEDGTTGLYDTIKMEQREKKRKELCTTVDENGIDSFAQRFYSEEESSGGEYA; this is encoded by the coding sequence ATGGAGCCGGAGGGGACCACGGAGGGACCAGCCAGTACTAATATGGCCCAATCTGCCGCCTCCAAACTGTCCCAGATGGGCGAAAGAACTAAACAACTGGGTAATGTGATACAAGACCCAGAACGGCAGAAACGGATTATTCTAGTAATAGTCTGTATAGCACTTTTGTTAGACAACATGCTTTACATGGTCATTGTGCCAATTATACCCGATTATCTTGAAGGGCTACAGAGTCAAGCGGATCATGCCCACGCTGCTGGAAAGCGCACCAACTTCACCAACAGCACCACCAACAAAGTAGGAAAGGAAAACTTCGACGTACAGATAGGTGTTCTGTTTGCTTCCAAAGCCATCCTTCAGCTGCTTGTAAACCCGTTAAGTGGTACCTTTATAGACAGGGTCGGGTATGATATTCCACTTTTCATCGGACTTAATGTCATGTTTCTCTCCACTGTTATATTTGCCTTcgctgaaaactactggactctGTTCCTGGCGCGTAGCATGCAGGGCCTCGGCTCGGCTTTCGCGGACACTTCAGGGATCGCCCTGATCGCAGATAAATATACAGAAGAAACCGAGAGGAGCAAAGCGCTGGGTGTAGCCTTAGCTTTCATCTCCTTCGGAAGTCTCGTGGCGCCCCCCTTTGGAGGGGTCCTTTATGAATTTGCAGGGAAGCGGGTGCCCTTTCTGATTCTGGCCTGTGTTTGTCTTATTGACGGTGCACTGTGTCTGACCGTTCTCAAACCCTTCTCCAACCGGGAGAGGGAAAACATGCCAGTGGGCACCCCCATACAGAAATTGATGATTGATCCTTACATAGCTGTTGTGGCGGGGGCTCTGACCATTTGTAACATCCCCCTGGCCTTCCTGGAGCCCACCATCGCCAACTGGATGGAAGAAACCATGCATTCGAGCCAGTGGGAGATCGGCATGACATGGTTCCCTGCCTTCTTCCCGCATGTTTTAGGTGTATTTATCACTGTCAAATTAGCAGCCAAGTACCCCCACCTGCAGTGGTTTTATGGGGCTATAGGTATGGTGTTTATAGGTGCCAGCTCCTGCACTGTGCCAGCTTGTAAAAACTTTGGGCAGCTCATGATCCCGCTGTGCGGAATCTGTTTTGGCATCGCCTTCGTGGACACTGCGCTCCTTCCCACTCTGGGCTTCCTCGTGGACGTACGACACGTGtctgtgtatggcagtgtttacgCCATCGCAGACATTTCCTACTGCGTGGCCTATGCCCTGGGGCCCGTGGTGGCAGGGAAGATCGTGCACGACCTGGGCTTTGTTCAGCTCAACTTGGGCATGGGCCTCGCTAATGTACTTTACGCCCCGGCGCTCCTTCTTCTGAAGAACGTGACAATGATGAAGCCgtcatactctgaaagaaatatGCTCCTGGAGGACGGCACAACAGGACTGTACGACACAATTAAGATGGAGCAgcgagagaagaagagaaaggagtTGTGTACCACAGTCGACGAGAATGGCATTGACAGCTTTGCGCAGCGCTTCTATTCAGAGGAGGAATCCTCAGGGGGAGAGTATGCGTAA
- the chata gene encoding choline O-acetyltransferase, with protein MPVLDREPSKDLGGGDGLPKLPLPDLKDTLDMYLRCMKHLLTEEQFNKTQNVVKQFGAPGGVGELLQSKLVERREKKANWVYEYWLNDMYLNNRLALPVNSSPAMVFPQQHFRAPIDSLRFAAHLISGVLEYKTLLDARALPVDYARGQLAGTPLCMEQYYRLFTSYRLPGPERDTLVAQESSVMPEPEHIIVACKNQFFVLDVVINFRRLNERDLLTQLDKIVKMADSEEERLPPIGLLTSDGRTEWAESRSVLMRESTNRDSLDMIERCLCLVCLDDASGHDLSDTARALRMLHGGGLAKNGGNRWYDKPMQFVVGADGCCGVVCEHSPFEGIVLVQCTEYLLKYMIGSPSKLVRAASVSELPAPRRLRWKCTPEIHKLLSSSAEKLQRLVRNLDMHVHKFHDYGKEFIKQQKMSPDAYIQVALQLAYYRCHGRPVSTYESASIRRFQEGRVDNIRSATPEALAFVKAMTDGKLSTSESEKMEMLYNAITAQTKYTILAITGMAIDNHLLGLRDIAHELKMEKPDLFKDEAYFISNQFILSTSQVPTTVEMFCCYGPVVPNGYGACYNPQSDHIIFSVSSFHESPQTCSSEFIKALEQGLRDMRDLCNYRKSTCSLSKQRKDRTLETHTQTDSNWQSQTQQTAADLTNSQQPLPQVLVKTSDQNKTEAQSQASKQGRH; from the exons ATGCCAGTTCTGGACCGAGAGCCCTCCAAGGATTTAGGAGGCGGTGAT GGTCTACCCAAACTGCCCCTCCCTGACCTTAAAGACACACTGGACATGTACCTGAGGTGCATGAAACACCTGCTCACAGAGGAGCAGTTTAACAAAACCCAAAATGTAGTGAAGCAGTTTGGAGCCCCCGGTGGAGTGGGGGAGCTACTGCAGAGCAAACTGgtggagagaagagagaagaaggcAAACTGG GTGTATGAATACTGGCTGAATGACATGTACCTGAACAACCGACTGGCTCTGCCCGTCAACTCCAGTCCTGCGATGGTCTTCCCCCAGCAGCACTTCAGGGCTCCCATTGACTCTTTAAG gtttGCTGCacatctgatttctggagttttgGAGTATAAGACTCTTCTTGATGC aCGCGCTTTGCCTGTGGATTATGCGCGGGGCCAGCTGGCTGGGACCCCTCTGTGCATGGAGCAGTACTACCGCCTTTTCACTTCGTACCGTCTACCGGGACCAGAGAGGGACACATTAGTGGCCCAGGAGAGCAGTGTGATGCCAGAACCTGAACATATCATTGTGGCATGTAAAAACCAG TTTTTTGTGCTGGATGTGGTGATCAATTTCCGCCGCCTGAATGAAAGAGACCTGCTGACTCAGCTGGACAAGATAGTCAAGATGGCTGACAGTGAAGAAGAGCGTCTTCCACCCATTGGTCTTCTGACGTCAGACGGGCGGACAGAGTGGGCAGAGTCTCGTAGCGTCCTGATGAGAG AGTCTACTAACAGGGACTCTCTGGACATGATTGAGCGCTGTTTGTGCCTGGTCTGCCTGGACGATGCCAGTGGACATGACCTCAGTGATACAGCACGAGCCTTGAGGATGCTGCACGGAGGAGGACTGGCCAAAAACGGGGGCAACCGCTGGTATGACAAGCCCATGCAG TTTGTTGTAGGAGCTGACGGCTGCTGTGGAGTTGTGTGTGAACACTCGCCGTTTGAAGGAATCGTCCTAGTGCAGTGCACGGAGTATCTGCTCAAATACAT GATCGGCAGCCCCTCTAAACTGGTGAGGGCTGCCAGTGTGAGTGAGCTTCCTGCACCACGTCGACTCCGCTGGAAATGTACTCCAGAGATCCATAAACTCCTGTCCTCATCTGCTGAGAAACTCCAGAG GCTGGTGAGAAATCTAGACATGCATGTCCACAAGTTCCATGATTATGGTAAGGAGTTCATCAAACAGCAGAAGATGAGTCCAGATGCCTACATCCAGGTTGCTCTTCAGTTAGCGTACTACAG GTGTCATGGCAGACCAGTGTCCACCTATGAGAGTGCATCTATACGTCGTTTTCAGGAGGGCAGAGTGGACAACATCCGCTCTGCGACGCCTGAAGCCCTGGCCTTTGTCAAAGCAATGACTGATGGAAAACTGAGCACAAGC GAATCAGAAAAGATGGAGATGTTATACAATGCCATAACTGCACAGACAAAGTATACTATTCTG gcaATTACTGGGATGGCCATAGACAATCATTTACTGGGACTACGTGATATAGCACATGAACTGAAGATGGAGAAGCCGGATCTGTTTAAAGATGAAGCTTATTTCATCAGTAATCAGTTCATTCTCTCAACAAGTCAG GTTCCTACTACTGTTGAAATGTTCTGCTGCTATGGACCTGTTGTTCCAAATGGTTACGGAGCTTGCTACAACCCTCAGTCGGACCACATTATCTTCTCAGTGTCCAGTTTCCATGAGAGTCCACAGACATGTTCATCAGAATTTATCAAAGCTCTGGAGCAGGGGCTCCGGGACATGAGGGATCTGTGCAATTACCGCAAATCCACCTGCAGCCTAAGCAAGCAAAGAAAGGATCGCACactggagacacacacacagacggactCAAACTGGCAAAGCCAAACGCAGCAGACGGCAGCTGACCTGACAAACAGTCAGCAGCCGCTGCCACAGGTTCTGGTGAAAACATCAGACCAGAACAAAACTGAGGCCCAATCCCAGGCTTCCAAACAGGGACGCCACTGA
- the c15h10orf53 gene encoding UPF0728 protein C10orf53 homolog: protein MPKNAQVTVKYGPYESSGTVQHRTFRLQGLLAALNARGHRCVLEESHERDQVDLLVNGQVVYTCDIRTLEFGGDGKLDPVCEEAVLAVDNAY from the exons ATGCCGAAAAACGCGCAAGTTACCGTGAAATACGGACCTTATGAATCGAGTGGAACAGTACAGCACAGGACGTTCCGCCTGCAGGGTCTGCTGG CCGCACTGAACGCGCGCGGCCATCGTTGCGTGTTGGAGGAGTCTCACGAGCGGGACCAGGTGGACCTACTGGTGAACGGGCAGGTGGTCTACACATGTGACATACGGACACTGGAGTTTG GTGGAGATGGCAAACTGGACCCTGTTTGTGAAGAAGCTGTTCTTGCTGTGGACAATGCTTACTGA